One window from the genome of Capsicum annuum cultivar UCD-10X-F1 unplaced genomic scaffold, UCD10Xv1.1 ctg18739, whole genome shotgun sequence encodes:
- the LOC124890483 gene encoding protein NRT1/ PTR FAMILY 7.2-like, whose product MENEKDEYTLDGTVDNHGQPAVRARTGRWFAGVLLLVNQGLATLAFFGVGVNLVLFLTRVMGQDNAEAANNVSKWTGTVYIFSLLGAFLSDSY is encoded by the exons ATGGAAAATGAAAAAGACGAATACACCCTTGATGGAACTGTGGATAACCACGGTCAACCTGCCGTGCGTGCAAGGACCGGAAGGTGGTTTGCTGGTGTTCTCTTACTTG TGAATCAAGGTCTAGCTACACTAGCCTTCTTTGGGGTTGGAGTCAATTTAGTACTATTTCTGACCAGAGTTATGGGGCAAGACAATGCTGAAGCAGCCAACAATGTGAGCAAGTGGACAGGGACAGTTTATATCTTCTCCCTCTTGGGAGCTTTCCTCAGTGATTCCTACTAG